The Impatiens glandulifera chromosome 3, dImpGla2.1, whole genome shotgun sequence genome contains a region encoding:
- the LOC124929311 gene encoding myosin IB heavy chain, which produces MSRSQSTRRVQIGESQRIRYDDEEEEEEEERPRETPSGTPDERENSFKLRAQEGKLTEDQEPFMGVKVRRKASILRDYRGDYINVPSRSYIMKILEKQGDKKVLFADKVLKFTSTGKMKKQILLITDYAIYTLDPTTDALKRRIALAAVEKLSLSELSDNFIAISIPTEYDMLMASTRKTEIVTILVEAIKESSNYELEVHFANKFEYLAAANIEKEVIFEEVEGGVRTRMVRK; this is translated from the exons ATGAGCCGTTCCCAATCGACCAGGCGAGTTCAGATCGGCGAATCTCAGCGCATTCGCTACGACGacgaggaggaagaagaagaagaagaacgtcCCCGTGAAACCCCTTCCGGAACTCCAGATGAGAGGGAAAACAGCTTTAAGCTCAGGGCTCAGGAAGGAAAATTGACGGAAGATCAGGAACCCTTCATGGGAGTCAAAGTTCGCCGCAAAGCTTCTATTCTCAGAGATTATCGGGGCGATTACATCAATGTTCCTTCTCGTTCCTATATCATGAAGATCCTCGAGAAACAAG GTGATAAAAAGGTCCTCTTTGCTGATAAAGTTTTGAAGTTCACCAGCACTGGAAAAATGAAGAAACAGATACTTTTAATCACAGACTACGCCATTTACACGCTTGACCCTACCACAGATGCCCTTAAGAGAAGGATTGCCCTGGCTGCGGTTGAAAAGCTTTCCTTAAGCGAGCTAAGTGATAATTTCATTGCGATTAGCATACCAACTGAGTATGATATGCTCATGGCTAGTACCCGAAAGACTGAAATTGTTACCATTTTGGTGGAAGCTATAAAGGAGTCATCAAACTATGAGCTGGAGGTGCATTTTGCCAATAA GTTTGAGTACCTGGCAGCAGCTAATATTGAGAAGGAAGTTATATTCGAAGAAGTGGAAG GTGGTGTAAGAACAAGAATGGTTCGCAAATGA
- the LOC124929310 gene encoding probable inactive receptor kinase At4g23740: protein MEKEMRSSLKLVISIFFLILFGTSKAEPVEDKQALLDFITNISHTRQINWGMNSSVCTTWTGITCNHDSSRVVTVRLPGFGLLGSIPANTLTRLSALQILSLRSNGISGPFPSDFSTKLPNLTALYIQFNNFSGPLPDFSLWKNLSIINFSQNTFTGNIPPSLGNLTQLIALNLSNNFLSGDIPDLNFPTMLQVLDLSNNNLTGHVPNSLQRFPNWVFSGNNLTRPSAPTTPIPPTEQKSQKSRTRLTQPAIMGIIISSTVLLTAIVAVSMIVFYSNRAPEDGHNMKLAMKTAGDNQEAKLVFFDGFGLAFDLEELLRASAEVLGKGTIGITYKAALEDGTTVVVKRLKDLSLSRREFEQQMELIGNIRHENVAPLRVYFYSEDEKLMVYDYYFLGSIASFLHGGGGRGQMPMDWEMRIRIAIGTSRGITHIHLQDGGKFIHGNVKSSNIFLKSTQSVCVSDLGLVTLMNQSSSPTTKPDGYKAPELTVERPASQEADVYSFGVLLLELLTGKSPLHVQLVSLVSSVVEEEWTAEVFDSEILKHPHVEEEMVEMLQIGMACVDKMPDHRPTMWDVVKRIENLRPARPSSEFMSGDSTPASVLPVENIASSSSVS from the exons ATGGAGAAGGAAATGAGGTCGTCTCTGAAGCTCGTTATCTCGATTttcttcttaatattatttggtACGAGTAAAGCTGAGCCTGTCGAAGACAAGCAAGCTTTACTCGATTTCATCACCAACATTTCCCACACCCGACAAATCAACTGGGGGATGAATTCATCAGTCTGCACCACTTGGACTGGAATCACCTGCAATCACGATTCATCCAGAGTTGTAACTGTTCGATTGCCTGGATTCGGCTTGCTTGGTTCCATACCCGCCAATACATTGACCCGTTTATCTGCTCTTCAGATTTTGAGTCTCAGATCTAACGGAATATCAGGTCCTTTTCCATCTGATTTCTCCACTAAACTACCAAACTTGACTGCTCTTTATATTCAGTTTAACAACTTCTCAGGCCCTTTGCCTGATTTCTCTCTTTGGAAGAACCTATCAATCATCAACTTCTCCCAAAATACTTTCACCGGTAACATCCCGCCCTCGCTTGGGAACTTAACTCAGCTCATAGCGTTAAATCTCAGTAACAATTTTCTTTCCGGAGACATTCCTGATCTCAATTTCCCTACCATGCTTCAAGTCCTAGATCTATCCAATAACAATCTCACCGGTCACGTCCCTAACTCTCTCCAAAGATTTCCCAATTGGGTATTCTCTGGTAACAATCTCACTAGGCCCTCTGCTCCTACTACTCCTATACCTCCAACTGaacaaaaatcacaaaaatcaaGAACAAGACTCACCCAGCCTGCAATAATGGGGATCATAATTTCCAGCACTGTTTTGTTGACTGCCATAGTTGCGGTTTCAATGATCGTTTTCTACTCGAATAGAGCACCTGAGGATGGACACAATATGAAGTTGGCCATGAAGACGGCCGGAGATAACCAAGAAGCGAAACTCGTGTTCTTTGATGGGTTTGGGCTTGCGTTTGATTTGGAAGAATTGCTAAGGGCTTCGGCTGAGGTTCTTGGGAAGGGAACGATTGGGATAACGTATAAGGCAGCTTTAGAGGATGGGACAACGGTGGTGGTGAAAAGATTGAAGGATTTGAGCTTGAGCAGACGAGAGTTTGAACAGCAGATGGAGTTGATAGGAAATATTAGACACGAGAATGTTGCTCCTCTACGTGTCTATTTTTACTCCGAAGACGAAAAGCTTATGGTTTACGACTATTATTTTCTCGGAAGCATTGCTTCGTTTTTACACG gaggaggaggacgaggaCAGATGCCAATGGACTGGGAAATGCGGATAAGAATTGCAATTGGCACATCAAGAGGCATCACTCATATCCATTTGCAAGACGGAGGAAAGTTCATCCATGGAAACGTAAAAAGTTCAAACATATTCCTCAAATCTACACAGTCGGTTTGCGTTTCTGATCTTGGTTTGGTTACATTAATGAACCAATCAAGCTCACCGACGACAAAACCTGACGGTTACAAGGCTCCTGAACTAACAGTCGAAAGACCAGCATCCCAAGAGGCCGACGTCTACAGTTTCGGAGTCCTGCTGCTTGAGCTTCTAACAGGAAAATCACCCTTACATGTTCAGTTGGTCTCATTGGTATCTTCTGTTGTTGAGGAGGAGTGGACTGCTGAAGTTTTTGATTCGGAGATTTTGAAGCATCCTCATGTTGAGGAAGAGATGGTAGAGATGCTTCAGATAGGAATGGCATGTGTAGATAAGATGCCAGATCATCGGCCCACAATGTGGGATGTTGTTAAAAGAATTGAGAATCTCAGACCAGCTCGGCCATCATCAGAGTTTATGTCAGGGGATTCAACCCCAGCTTCGGTGCTTCCAGTTGAAAacattgcttcttcttcttctgtttcATAG
- the LOC124929312 gene encoding uncharacterized protein LOC124929312 isoform X1, with protein MEYDFRNTATPYEPQSLRPATSSSASSAHPMYGPSTHYPRIGQSGHSLQQPTNARTSSVHHNSSSPASAGLGIRVALKQEYRITPPPQLFPKFGDIPRSTFQFDFDLERKILAELEKETQNWSKLGLENISSNNNTAATSSMGSVTDNPVISKYIASGLSREAVPFAVAHYGDNPTKVKEFVNGYTLLREMGFSSKNVSEVLIMYENDTDKALAHFLNGSS; from the exons ATGGAATATGATTTCAGGAACACGGCCACACCGTACGAACCGCAGTCCCTCCGGCCAGCTACGTCGTCGTCGGCCTCTTCCGCTCATCCGATGTACGGACCTTCCACTCACTATCCTAGGATCGGTCAATCCGGTCACTCCCTTCAACAACCTACCAACGCTCGCACATCTTCTGTTCATCACAACTCTTCTTCCCCCGCCTCCG CAGGTTTAGGGATTAGAGTTGCTTTGAAGCAGGAGTATCGAATTACCCCTCCT CCTCAGTTATTCCCCAAATTTGGAGATATTCCTCGAAGTACATTTCAGTTTGACTTTGATCTTGAGAGGAAGATATTAGCTGAATTAGAGAAGGAAACACAGAACTGGAGCAAGCTTGGCCTGGAAAACATCTCATCTAATAATAATACTGCAGCAACATCATCTATG GGTTCTGTTACTGATAATCCTGTTATTAGCAAATACATAGCATCGGGTCTTAGCAGGGAGGCAGTGCCTTTTGCAGTAGCACATTATGGAGACAATCCAACAAAG GTGAAGGAGTTTGTTAATGGCTACACGCTTCTTAGAGAAATGGGATTCTCGTCAAAGAACGTTTCCGAAGTTCTAATTATGTACGAAAATGATACGGACAAGGCATTAGCACATTTCCTTAATGGGTCGTCCTGA
- the LOC124929312 gene encoding uncharacterized protein LOC124929312 isoform X2 has product MEYDFRNTATPYEPQSLRPATSSSASSAHPMYGPSTHYPRIGQSGHSLQQPTNARTSSVHHNSSSPASGLGIRVALKQEYRITPPPQLFPKFGDIPRSTFQFDFDLERKILAELEKETQNWSKLGLENISSNNNTAATSSMGSVTDNPVISKYIASGLSREAVPFAVAHYGDNPTKVKEFVNGYTLLREMGFSSKNVSEVLIMYENDTDKALAHFLNGSS; this is encoded by the exons ATGGAATATGATTTCAGGAACACGGCCACACCGTACGAACCGCAGTCCCTCCGGCCAGCTACGTCGTCGTCGGCCTCTTCCGCTCATCCGATGTACGGACCTTCCACTCACTATCCTAGGATCGGTCAATCCGGTCACTCCCTTCAACAACCTACCAACGCTCGCACATCTTCTGTTCATCACAACTCTTCTTCCCCCGCCTCCG GTTTAGGGATTAGAGTTGCTTTGAAGCAGGAGTATCGAATTACCCCTCCT CCTCAGTTATTCCCCAAATTTGGAGATATTCCTCGAAGTACATTTCAGTTTGACTTTGATCTTGAGAGGAAGATATTAGCTGAATTAGAGAAGGAAACACAGAACTGGAGCAAGCTTGGCCTGGAAAACATCTCATCTAATAATAATACTGCAGCAACATCATCTATG GGTTCTGTTACTGATAATCCTGTTATTAGCAAATACATAGCATCGGGTCTTAGCAGGGAGGCAGTGCCTTTTGCAGTAGCACATTATGGAGACAATCCAACAAAG GTGAAGGAGTTTGTTAATGGCTACACGCTTCTTAGAGAAATGGGATTCTCGTCAAAGAACGTTTCCGAAGTTCTAATTATGTACGAAAATGATACGGACAAGGCATTAGCACATTTCCTTAATGGGTCGTCCTGA
- the LOC124932541 gene encoding remorin-like, which yields MTVLETTTTVESHSVPSPSPSPPPPPLHDNIVHSDEAPVEEEEEKTQLLTPIPPHDDHHSKAIVVLPNTDPPSPSPASVVAVVDDVAVAVEEKQKEEEEETKGSTDRDIVLARVSKEKKLAIVKAWEESEKAKAENKALKKKSSIGAWEETQKAEIEAKLKKLEEKLERKRAGYGEKMRNKIAILHKKAEEKRANIEANRAEDILKAEELAAKYRATGTTPKKGWFSVT from the exons ATGACGGTATTGGAAACGACGACGACGGTGGAATCGCACTCTGTTCCCTCTCCTTCGCCTtcacctcctcctcctcctcttcacGATAATATTGTCCACTCCGATGAAGCTcccgttgaagaagaagaagaaaagaccCAGCTTTTAACTCCTATTCCACCTCATGATGATCATCATTCTAAAGCCATAGTTGTTCTTCCAA ATACTGatcctccttctccttctcctgcATCTGTTGTtgctgttgttgatgatgttgCTGTTGCGGTTGAAGAGaaacagaaagaagaagaagaagaaaccaagGGTTCAACAGATAGAG aTATTGTTCTTGCACGAGTTTCGAAAGAGAAGAAATTGGCCATAGTAAAAGCTTGGGAAGAAAGTGAGAAGGCAAAGGCAGAGAacaa AGCTCTGAAGAAGAAATCTTCCATTGGAGCATGGGAGGAAACCCAAAAGGCAGAAATAGAAGCTAAGTTGAAAAAGTTAGAG GAAAAACTGGAGAGAAAAAGAGCTGGGTATGGAGAGAAAATGAGAAACAAGATAGCGATTCTCCACAAGAAAGCAGAGGAGAAGAGGGCCAATATTGAAGCAAACCGTGCTGAAGATATTCTCAAGGCTGAGGAACTGGCTGCCAAATATCGTGCAACTGGAACTACTCCAAAGAAAGGATGGTTTTCTGTTACCTGA